In Flavobacterium sp. GSB-24, the genomic window CCAATGCAGAAAAAAGTAGCTTTTGCATCAAATTTTTTTAATTCAGATAAAACCCAGTCAGTAATTTCTGGAGTAGGGCCGTCATCAAAAGTTAGGTATATTTTCTTTTCATTGTTAGGAATGTCCCAGCAATATTTAGAAAATACCCTTTTTATAAATGAATTTGTTTTTACCCAATAAAAGCTCATCTTGAATTGAATTTACATTGTACGTAAAATTAAAAAATGCAGCGCTATTTATCAAACAGCGCTGCATTTTTTTAATTGTTAAGATTTTCGTATATTATCTATTCTTTTTCGCGTCCAAAACGTTCAAAAACATTTACATAAGTATTAAATGTCGTTTTATGTTTGTTGTAAAAAGCAGTGTCTTTATTGTCCTGCATAACATGCAGTAAACTTCTGTAACGTTCAATATCTGTAATAATATCTACTGCTAAATCAGTTTGGTCAGAAGGAGTTAAGGTACTGTAATAGTTTAAATCCTCTTTGTATTTTTGAACCAATTTGTTTAAAAGATCTTGTGCTTTTGCAGTTTCGCCAACTTTATAATAACCATCGGCAAAAGGTTCAACTAAAGAATAATAGCCAAATTTGTCTAAAGGCATTTTGGTTATAGCTAAATTAATGACTTTTTTAGCTTTGTCAATTTTACCCTCTTCAATAAGCTGGTTCATCAATCTTGAAAGATTCGTGCGATAAGTAATACTGTTTCTTCTTGTTTCAGGGTCATGGTAAATTTTTTCGCTTTCGCTGTTACCCCAATCCCATTTCATTACAATATCATACATTTTATCTGCATCTATTTGTCCCATATCTAATGGACCTCCATCTTTAGAAGGAGTATTTTTTATAGGAACCAATTTGTAAACCATTCCGTCTAACTGCAGATAATCTTTTAACCATAAATAATCTTCATCATCAAAAGCACCTCCGCTAAAATAAATCGGTCTTTTCCAATTGTTATTAGCTAAGATATCGAGCATCATTAATCGGTTTTTGTATAAAGCGCCTCCCTTAATATTAATGTCTAAATAAGGAACAATAGAATCATTGTATTTAGGATTAACCACTTTGTTTTTGATGATGGTATTTTTATCAACGTTCACTCTAATTTTGTTAGTTGGGTAGAAATGAATTGTTTGTCCATTTTGTAAACCAACAGTTGATTTAGGATTTTTGATAAAATCTATAAAGTCATTAAGATTCCAGCGAGTGTCAATTTTTTGAATATAAGCAACATAATCCAGTTTGTCTCCTACATATTGATCATGGGTAAAAGAAATAGGAAGCGCATTAGATTCATACGATTTGGCTTTCATTTGATCGATGTACCAATCAGTCATAAATAAACTTGTATTTACGATTTTTACATCTGTCCTGAAATGCTCAATCTCCTGTGCGTACCAAAGCGGGAATGTGTCGTTGTCTCCAATAGTAAATAAAATAGCATCTTTATCGCAAGAACTTAAATAAGCCTTTGCCATTGCTAAAGCTGTATATCTGTTAGATCTGTCATGATCGTCCCAGTTTTGAGCAGCCATTAAAATAGGAGCAGCCAGTAAGCTTCCTGCAATAATAACTGGTCCTGCAATTTTGGGAGCCAGATATTTTTGAATACTTTCATAGAGTGAATAAACACCAAAACCAATCCAGATCGCAAAGACATAGAAGGAGCCAACAAGAGCATAATCTCTTTCGCGAGGTTCAAAAGGTCTTTCGTTCAAATATATTTTTAATGCAATTCCTGTAAATAAGAATAAAGCCAAAAGAACATAAAAGCTTTTTAGATCTTTATTTGCGTGGTACATTAAACCAATTAAACCTAAGATAAATGGAAGGAAATAATATACATTACGTCCTTTATTGTTTAATACGTCTGAAGGTAAATTGTCCTGTGATCCTAAATGAATAGAATCTAAAGGTTTAATACCACTGATCCAGTTTCCGTCTAAATTATCATACTTACCTTGAACATCATTTTGACGTCCAACAAAATTCCACATCAAATATCTCCAGTACATATATCCAAATTGGTATTCGAACATAAAACCAAAATTGTCTGCTGTAGTTGGTTTTTCAATAATTAAATAGTCCTTGTAGCTTTGCAGGAATTTAACATAACCTTCGTTATCAATTTGTTTTTGAGCGTAAGCATGTCTAAATTCAGAAACAGTTTTTTCAACTTCATTGCGTAATTGAGCAGTAGCTTTATTATATTCATCTTCGCTTAACTGGCTTGGGTCAATTCCGTATTTAGCTAAATCCTCTTCATAATCATAATTAGGGTTGATTTTGAATTTCGGAGGATTTGTAAAGTTGATATAATTTTGAATGTGAGGGGTATCTGTACTCCACATTCTAGGCAGAATTGTTTTCTGATTGTCATCAGAATTTTGCTCTGCGTTTTTATAGTTATTAGTAATAATATATTTACCAGTTTTATAATCTCTTTCGTAGTTAGGTTTTTTATCTAAATAAGGTGTTTTAGCATCAAGTCCAGAAAAAACTTCAGTATACTGAGGCCCATAAAACAAAGGATTTACACCATATTGTTCACGATTATAATACGCTAAAACCTCAATAGCATCTGAAGGTTTGTTTTCATTGATAACCGTATTAGCATTCGCACGAACAGGAAGCATCATCCAAGTAGAGAAACCAATCAGGATGAATAAAATACATAATATTATAGTGTTGTAAAATATTAAGCCTTTTTGTTTGGTAAATTTTAATCCAAAATAAAAGAAAGCGATAAATAACAACGCTACAAATATGGTTCCTGAATTAAAAGGAAGTCCCATGCTGTTTACCATAAAGATTTCGGTTTTTCCGAAAAAAGCCATGGTTAATGGAAGAAGTAATTTGAAAATAAATAATAAGATTCCAATAACAACAACATTGGCAATTAGAAAGTTCTTAATAGTAACTTTTTCGTAATGTTTGAAATAGTATAAAAATCCGATAGAAGGAATAGTTAGAAGAGCCATAAAGTGAACTCCAAACGAAAGTCCGACAACTAAAGAAATAATTAAAAGCCATTTATTTCCTTTTGGTTTGTCCATGTCTTGTTCCCAGCGTAAGCCAAGCCAAAAAAGCAATGCAATTAATAAAGATGCCATAGCATAAACCTCGGCTTCTACTGCATTAAACCAAAAACTGTCGGAAAAAGTATAAGCTAAAGCTCCAACAAAAGAGCTTCCCAAAATAACAATCGAATTATTTTGATCAATCTCGGCAAAACGAGCTACAATCTTTTTTAAGATCATAGATGAAGACCAAAACATAAATAATATAGTGAAAGCGCTAGAAAAAACAGACATCATGTTAACCATTAGAGCTACATGCTGGGCATCAATCGCAAACATTGCAAAAAATGCACCCATCATTTGAAAAAGAGGAGCTCCCGGTGGGTGGCCTACTTCAAGTTTGGCAGCGGTAGCGATATATTCTCCGCAATCCCAAAAGCTCATTGTAGGTTCAACTGTTAAAGTGTAAGTAATTAAAGCGATTGCAAATGCAAACCAACCAATAATTGTATTCCATTTATTGAAATTGAATTGTGCCATATTTAGGTGTTAAAAATTTGAATGTTTTCTATCCTACAAAGAAAATGTTTTTTTGTGTAAAGAAACGAGCATTAACAAAAAATTCTACAAAACTATCTCCAAAAAGTAATGCATTGTATATTAAGTGTTTCTGTAGTTATAGGGGGTTTTTAAATTAAAAAAAGCAAAAAAAATCATTTTTTTTGCTCGAAAAGTTTGCACAAACTAAATAAAGCCTTAAATTTGCACTCGCTTAACAGCACTGCTGGTCTATGGTGTAATGGTAACACAACTGTTTTTGGTGCAGTCTTTCTAGGTTCGAGTCCTAGTAGACCAACATAAAGCCTCTCAGAAATGAGAGGCTTTTTTTATGCAAAAAAAAATACCTTAAAAATTTGCATAAACTAAATAAAGTTCTAATTTTGCACCCGCTTAACAGCACTGCTGGTCTATGGTGTAATGGTAACACAACTGTTTTTGGTGCAGTCTTTCTAGGTTCGAGTCCTAGTAGACCAACATAAAGCCTCTCAGAAATGAGAGGCTTTTTTTATGCTGTAAATTTTAATTCAGGTTTTCATACTTGTAAAATCAGGTTTTTAATCAGGTTAAATGTTATTTTTTGATTAAGAAATTATTTTTATCTATCTGTATATTAGTATTTTATATATTATTTGATATTGCAAAAAAAAATACTGCAGTGTTTTTTTGTTCTTAACTGATTTAATAATTTAATTGATTGAAATTATGGACAATTTAAAAAAATTGAATTTTACAGAGTTAGATTCTTCTGAGATGAAATTAGTGCAAGGGGGAGGCTGGGTTGATGATGTGGTAAAAATAGTAGACTTTTTAGGTGGTAATCTCGATGCGGCTGCGGCGTATCTTGGTATTACTGTAGAAGAGATACGTAGGTTGTTAGGGTTGTAATATGTATTGAAGATTGTGTTACAAGTCTTTAATTCTTAATTTGTTGTAAAAAAAAAGCTTCTCATTTGAGAAGCTTTTTAAGTTGTGATTATTATTTAAATCTTTAAGGTAATTACAGGTTTTACAGCGTGATTGACTAATCCCTCGCTTATGCTTCCGTTAAAAAAGTGTGCAAAACCAGTTCTTCCATGAGTGCACATTCCTATTATGTCGGCATTTATTTTGTTAGAGAAATTAATAATTCCTTTTTCAATATTGGTGTCATTGTAGGTTTGAGCTGTGTAATTGGTGATGCTAAACTGATCTACAAATTCATTAATGGCTTTCTCGGCAACGTGTGTAGGTTTAAAGCTGTTAGGAGTGCATATGTTTACAAGGTGTATTTTTGAGTCAAAGAATTTTGCAAAATTTAAAAGTTTTTCAAAAGGTTTTTTTGCTTCTTCTGAAAAATCAGAAGCGAAAACAATGTTAGTAGCATTAAAATTCGAAATATTTTCCTTGATGACTAGAACGGGTATTTCTGAATTTCGAACAACCTTTTCAGTATTAGATCCAATTAATAATTCTTCGACACCAGAAGAACCGTGTGAGCCCATTACGATTAAATCTACATCATGATCTTTGCTGATTTGAATGATACCGTGTATTGGTTTGTCCATTTTTACGATTTCGGTAACCTCTAATCCGTCCAGATAAGGCCTTGCAGAAACTTCGTCCAGCATTTCGTTGGCTTTTTTCATAAAAAGCATGCTTTCGGGAATGCTGATTCCGCCCAGAATGGCATCGTTTGCTTGATGTGGTAATTCGAGCATATGTAAAATAATGATCTCGGAATTGTTTCTTTTAGCAATTTGCGCGGCGACTTTTAAAGCGTCTTCTGCATGTTCTGAAAAATCGGTAGGTACTAAAATTCGTTTCATAGTTTTGAGGATTAATTGTATGAATAATTCAGTATTTTAATGCTTATATAAAGATAAGAAATATTTTTAGAGCAATCAATTTATTTGATTTATAAAAAAATCACTATATTTGCACTGTTATTTATTAAAATCTAAATAATGAGGGGACTAAATGTCCCCTCTTTTTATAAAATTATGACATTTAAAGAAAAAGTAAACGGATTAATTACGGAAGCTCTTCTGGAAAAACCATCTATCTTTTTGATTGATTTGGCAGTTTCGGATTCTTTTAAAATTAGTGTTGGTTTAGACGGTGATAATGGAGTGGCACTGCAAGATTGCATCGATATTAGTCGTGCAATAGAGAATAATCTGGATCGTGAAGAGCAGGATTTTTCGCTTGAAGTAGCATCAGTTGGAGTAGGGTCGCCTTTAAAATTAATAAGACAATACAAGAAAAATATTGGTAGAACGCTGATTGTTACTACAAATACTGAAAAAATCGAGGCAGAATTGATAGAAGCTAATGATGTTTTTATAATTTTGTCTTGGAAAGCAAGAGAACCGAAAAAAGTAGGAAAAGGAAAAGAAACAGTTCAAAAAGAGCAACAAATACCTTATACAGAAATTAAAGAGGCAGTTGTTACGGTAACATTTTAATTTTAATTAAAAAATTCGCATGGAAAATTTAGCATTAATCGATTCATTCTCAGAGTTTAAAGATAATAAACTTATTGATCGTGTAACGCTTATGGCAATTTTAGAGGACGTATTTAGAAATGCATTAAAGAAAAAATACGGTTCAGATGAAAATTTCGATATCATTATAAATCCTGATAAAGGAGATATGGAAATTTGGAGAAGAAGAGTAATTGTTGCCGATGAGGATCTTGATTTTGAAAATGAGGAGATTACATTGACTGAAGCAAGAAAAATTGAAGCGGATTTTGAAATTGGAGAAGAGGTTTCTGAAGAAGTAAAATTGATTGATTTAGGAAGAAGAGCTATCTTAGCGCTTCGCCAAAATCTAATATCTAAAATTCATGAGCACGATAATACAAATCTTTACAAACAATTTAAAGATATTATCGGTGATATTTATACAGCAGAAGTACATCACGTACGTCCTAGAGTAGTTATTTTGGTTGATGACGAAGGAAATGAAATTGTTCTTCCAAAAGAAAAACAAATTCCATCTGACTTTTTCCGTAAAGGAGATAATGTTCGCGGTATTATTGAAAGCGTTGAATTAAAAGGAAATAAACCTCAAATTATTATGTCTAGAACTTCAGAAAAGTTCTTAGAAAAATTATTTGAACAAGAAATTCCAGAAGTTTTCGACGGTTTAATTACAGTGAAAAATGTAGTTCGTATTCCTGGAGAAAAAGCAAAAGTAGCTGTTGATTCTTATGATGATAGAATTGATCCAGTAGGTGCTTGTGTGGGAATGAAAGGTTCTCGTATTCATGGAATTGTTCGTGAATTAGGAAATGAAAATATTGATGTAATCAATTATACAAACAACATTCAATTGTTTATTACAAGAGCATTAAGCCCTGCAAAAGTTTCTTCTATCAAAATTGATGAAGATAACAAAAGAGCTGAAGTATTCTTGAAATTAGAAGAGGTTTCTAAAGCAATTGGTAGAGGTGGTCACAATATCAAATTAGCTGGTCAATTAACTGGTTATGAATTAGATGTTATTCGTGAAGGAGATGTTGCCGGTACTGTTGCAGATGAGGATGATGTTGAATTAACAGAATTTTCAGATGAAATCGAAGAATGGGTAATTGAAGAGTTTGCTAAAATAGGTTTAGATACTGCAAAAAGTATCTTGAAACATGAAGTAGAAGATTTAGTAAGAAGAACAGATTTAGAAGAGGAAACAATTCTAGATGTTATGAAAATACTAAAAGAAGAGTTTGACAGCTAAGAGATAGCTGATTCTGCTCTAACAACACAACGAAAAAGGTAATAATAAAAAGGTTATATGTCTGAAGAGAGAGTAATAAGAATAAATAAGGTTTTAAGGGAATTAAATATTTCGTTAGAAAGAGCTGTAGATTATCTAAAAGATAAGGGAATTGCTATTGATGCAAATCCTAATGCAAAAATTTCTGATAGTGAATTTAATATCCTTCAAAGTCAATTTGCGGGCGATAAGGGGAATAAGGAGGCTTCAAAAGAGGTTGGAGAAGAGAAAAGAAAAGAGAAAGAAGCATTGCGTGTAGAACGTGAAAAAGAAATTGAAGACAAACGCAGACAAGAAGAAGAGCGTCAAAAACAGCAAGAAATAATAAAAGCTAGAGCTGTTGTTTCAGGACCTGTACAAGTTGGTAAAATCGACTTGAATCCAAAAAAACCTGCAATTACTCCTTCTGAAGAAACAACTAAGGTTGAAGAACCAAAAGCAGTTGTTACACCTGTGCAGTCAGAAAAACCAGTTCAAAATGAAACTGTAAAATCTGAACCAGTAGTATCACAGCCGGTTTCGGAAACAAAAAAGGTTGAAAAACCTATTATTACTGAGAAAAAAGAAGTGAAATCAGAATCTAAAGCTGCGCAGGAGCCAATCGTATCGACTGATCCAGCAACTTCAGAGGAAACGATCACTACTCAATATCAAAAGCTTTCAGGAACAACTCTTACAGGGCAGACAATTGACTTGTCTCAATTTAATAAGCCTAAGAAAAAGAAAGAAGATCCTAAAGCGGCTCAGAATAAACCAGGTACTCCTGGGGCTGGTGGTAATAACGCAAATAAAAATAAGCGTAAAAGAATTGCTCCTAAACCTGGAACTCCTGGAGCGCCAAAACCTGCAACGGGTAATAACGCACCTGGAACTCCAAATCCAAATAAAATTACGCCAAATAATAATGG contains:
- a CDS encoding DUF2723 domain-containing protein, giving the protein MAQFNFNKWNTIIGWFAFAIALITYTLTVEPTMSFWDCGEYIATAAKLEVGHPPGAPLFQMMGAFFAMFAIDAQHVALMVNMMSVFSSAFTILFMFWSSSMILKKIVARFAEIDQNNSIVILGSSFVGALAYTFSDSFWFNAVEAEVYAMASLLIALLFWLGLRWEQDMDKPKGNKWLLIISLVVGLSFGVHFMALLTIPSIGFLYYFKHYEKVTIKNFLIANVVVIGILLFIFKLLLPLTMAFFGKTEIFMVNSMGLPFNSGTIFVALLFIAFFYFGLKFTKQKGLIFYNTIILCILFILIGFSTWMMLPVRANANTVINENKPSDAIEVLAYYNREQYGVNPLFYGPQYTEVFSGLDAKTPYLDKKPNYERDYKTGKYIITNNYKNAEQNSDDNQKTILPRMWSTDTPHIQNYINFTNPPKFKINPNYDYEEDLAKYGIDPSQLSEDEYNKATAQLRNEVEKTVSEFRHAYAQKQIDNEGYVKFLQSYKDYLIIEKPTTADNFGFMFEYQFGYMYWRYLMWNFVGRQNDVQGKYDNLDGNWISGIKPLDSIHLGSQDNLPSDVLNNKGRNVYYFLPFILGLIGLMYHANKDLKSFYVLLALFLFTGIALKIYLNERPFEPRERDYALVGSFYVFAIWIGFGVYSLYESIQKYLAPKIAGPVIIAGSLLAAPILMAAQNWDDHDRSNRYTALAMAKAYLSSCDKDAILFTIGDNDTFPLWYAQEIEHFRTDVKIVNTSLFMTDWYIDQMKAKSYESNALPISFTHDQYVGDKLDYVAYIQKIDTRWNLNDFIDFIKNPKSTVGLQNGQTIHFYPTNKIRVNVDKNTIIKNKVVNPKYNDSIVPYLDINIKGGALYKNRLMMLDILANNNWKRPIYFSGGAFDDEDYLWLKDYLQLDGMVYKLVPIKNTPSKDGGPLDMGQIDADKMYDIVMKWDWGNSESEKIYHDPETRRNSITYRTNLSRLMNQLIEEGKIDKAKKVINLAITKMPLDKFGYYSLVEPFADGYYKVGETAKAQDLLNKLVQKYKEDLNYYSTLTPSDQTDLAVDIITDIERYRSLLHVMQDNKDTAFYNKHKTTFNTYVNVFERFGREKE
- a CDS encoding universal stress protein, with the protein product MKRILVPTDFSEHAEDALKVAAQIAKRNNSEIIILHMLELPHQANDAILGGISIPESMLFMKKANEMLDEVSARPYLDGLEVTEIVKMDKPIHGIIQISKDHDVDLIVMGSHGSSGVEELLIGSNTEKVVRNSEIPVLVIKENISNFNATNIVFASDFSEEAKKPFEKLLNFAKFFDSKIHLVNICTPNSFKPTHVAEKAINEFVDQFSITNYTAQTYNDTNIEKGIINFSNKINADIIGMCTHGRTGFAHFFNGSISEGLVNHAVKPVITLKI
- the rimP gene encoding ribosome assembly cofactor RimP, producing MTFKEKVNGLITEALLEKPSIFLIDLAVSDSFKISVGLDGDNGVALQDCIDISRAIENNLDREEQDFSLEVASVGVGSPLKLIRQYKKNIGRTLIVTTNTEKIEAELIEANDVFIILSWKAREPKKVGKGKETVQKEQQIPYTEIKEAVVTVTF
- the nusA gene encoding transcription termination factor NusA, translated to MENLALIDSFSEFKDNKLIDRVTLMAILEDVFRNALKKKYGSDENFDIIINPDKGDMEIWRRRVIVADEDLDFENEEITLTEARKIEADFEIGEEVSEEVKLIDLGRRAILALRQNLISKIHEHDNTNLYKQFKDIIGDIYTAEVHHVRPRVVILVDDEGNEIVLPKEKQIPSDFFRKGDNVRGIIESVELKGNKPQIIMSRTSEKFLEKLFEQEIPEVFDGLITVKNVVRIPGEKAKVAVDSYDDRIDPVGACVGMKGSRIHGIVRELGNENIDVINYTNNIQLFITRALSPAKVSSIKIDEDNKRAEVFLKLEEVSKAIGRGGHNIKLAGQLTGYELDVIREGDVAGTVADEDDVELTEFSDEIEEWVIEEFAKIGLDTAKSILKHEVEDLVRRTDLEEETILDVMKILKEEFDS